CTCGCTTTCATGGCCGAGGCGCATGGCAAGGTCGGCCAGCGCCCAGGAACGGGCTAGTCGCTGCACGGCGCGAAGTTCGTCGTCGTGGCCCAGCGCCTGCGCCAACGTGGCGAAAGCAGCGGCCCTGCCCTCGGCCATCGACTCCAGCGCGGATGCGGGAAGCGGCGCGCTCCCGGTCATGGCTTCCCAGCCATTGACGAGGCTGACGAGACCGCCGTGATGCCCGTTCCAGGTTCGCAGAAGGGCCAGCAGCGGTTCGCCATCGGGCCACTTGTCGGCAGGCTGGGACAACGACTCACGCCACCATGCCAGACGCAGCTGCGCCATCATCGGTTCACGGGAGTTGCGCAGCAAACCGGCGAACCGGGTGTCGAGCGCCAGCAGCGCCAGCGTCTGTATCCGGGCGGACTTCGGCGCATAAGCCAAGGCAAGCCGCGATACCGTAGGCAGCGAGGCGACGAGGATGTCCTCGTTCGAGGCGGGTGTTTCGGATGCGGGGGGCTGGGTTTCGGTCACGCGGCCTCCCTAGAGGGTGCGGCGGCGGGAATAAACCCATCTTCCGCTCACCGGATCGTCGATGGCGCGGGCGGCGGCACAAACCATCGCCCGCGCCGTCAGATCAACGGTAGCAGACCTTCTTGACTGCCTCGACGACGCGCTTGGCATCGATCAGGGCCAGCTTCTCGAGGTTCGCGGCGTAAGGCAGCGGCACGTCCTCGTTGCATACGCGCACGACCGGCGCGTCGAGGTCGTCGAAGCCTTCCTCCATGCAGATCGCCGAGATTTCGGACGCGATCGAGCAGACGGGGAAGCCTTCTTCCGCAACGACGAGGCGGTTGGTCTTGGCAAGGCTGGCCAGAACCGTTTCCTTGTCGAGCGGACGCAAGGTGCGAAGATCGATGACTTCGACGTCGATGCCTTCTTCCGCCAGCGTCTCGGCGGCTTCGAGCGCGAGGCCGACGCCGATCGAGTAGGACACGATGGTCACGTCCTTGCCTTCGCGCATGACCCGCGCCTTGCCGATCGGCAGGACGTGGTCGTCAAGCTCGGGCAGTCCGAAAGAACGGCCATAGATCAGCTCGTTCTCGAGGAACACGACCGGATCATCGCTGCGGATCGCGGCTTTGAGCAGGCCCTTGGCGTCCGACGCGTCATAAGGCGCGATGACCACCAGGCCCGGAACGTTGGCGTACCACGGACCGTAGTTCTGCGAGTGCTGCGCACCCACGCGCGAAGCCGCGCCGTTGGGACCACGGAACACGATCGGGCAGCGCATCTGGCCGCCGGACATGTAGTTGGTCTTGGCGGCCGAGTTGATGATGTGGTCGATCGCCTGCATGGCGAAGTTGAACGTCATGAACTCGATGACCGGGCGCAGTCCGCCCATCGCCGCGCCGGTGCCGATGCCGGCAAAGCCGTACTCGGTGATCGGCGTGTCGATGACGCGGGTGGGGCCGAATTCGGCGAGCAACCCTTGCGTCACCTTGTAGGCGCCCTGGTACTCGGCGACTTCCTCACCCATCACGAAGACGCGGTCGTCGCGGCGCATTTCCTCGGCCATCGCGTCGCGCAGGGCGTCGCGCACGGTCGAGGTCTTCATGTTGATGCCGTGCGGCACTTCGGGGCCGCGCGGGGTCTTGATGTCGCTGTGGAGGTTGGCCGTGCCGCTTTCGGCGGGCTTCTTGTCCTCAGCGGGCTTTTCACCGGACTGGGGCGCTTCGGCAGACTCTTCGGTCTTGGCGGCAGGCGCCTCGACCGAAGAAGCGTCTTCGCCTTCGCCGGCGAGAACCGCGATCACGGTGCCGACCTTCACGCCCTCGGTGCCTTCGGCAACGAGGATCTTGCCGACCACGCCTTCGTCGATGGACTCGAATTCCATCGTAGCCTTATCGGTCTCGATTTCGGCGAGAATGTCACCGGAGGAGACTTCATCGCCTTCCTTGACCAGCCACTTGGCCAGCTTGCCCTCTTCCATCGTCGGGGAGAGAGCGGGCATCTTCAGTTCGATCGCCATCTCAGTAGCTCTCCACCAGCACGTCGGTATACAGTTCGGAAGCCACCGGCTCCGGCGAATTCTCGGCGAAGTCTGCCGACTGGGCGACCTGCGAGCGCACGCGCTTGTCGAGTTCCTTCAGGCTTTCCTCGGTCACGCCCATGCCCATCAATTCGGTCTTGGCGTGTTCGATCGGATCGCGCTTCTCGCGCACGTCCTGAACTTCCTCGCGGCTGCGGTACTTGGCCGGATCGGACATCGAGTGGCCGCGGTAACGGTAGGTGTTGAGTTCCATGAGGACCGGGCCATTGCCGCCGCGCACATATTCGAGCGCGATTTCGGCAGCCTTGCGGACTTCCAGAACGT
The DNA window shown above is from Novosphingobium sp. P6W and carries:
- a CDS encoding pyruvate dehydrogenase complex E1 component subunit beta, coding for MAIELKMPALSPTMEEGKLAKWLVKEGDEVSSGDILAEIETDKATMEFESIDEGVVGKILVAEGTEGVKVGTVIAVLAGEGEDASSVEAPAAKTEESAEAPQSGEKPAEDKKPAESGTANLHSDIKTPRGPEVPHGINMKTSTVRDALRDAMAEEMRRDDRVFVMGEEVAEYQGAYKVTQGLLAEFGPTRVIDTPITEYGFAGIGTGAAMGGLRPVIEFMTFNFAMQAIDHIINSAAKTNYMSGGQMRCPIVFRGPNGAASRVGAQHSQNYGPWYANVPGLVVIAPYDASDAKGLLKAAIRSDDPVVFLENELIYGRSFGLPELDDHVLPIGKARVMREGKDVTIVSYSIGVGLALEAAETLAEEGIDVEVIDLRTLRPLDKETVLASLAKTNRLVVAEEGFPVCSIASEISAICMEEGFDDLDAPVVRVCNEDVPLPYAANLEKLALIDAKRVVEAVKKVCYR